A genomic window from Flavobacterium sp. I3-2 includes:
- a CDS encoding YjjG family noncanonical pyrimidine nucleotidase, with protein MKDFEKITDIFFDLDHTIYDFEKNSELTFLQIFEDLNLDVHSDFMKHFKPINDYYWDKMTKKEITHEYLRYARLADTFKMVNMQPSDEIIYQIADLFIENLPNYNHVFEGAHETLSYLKSKYNLHIITNGPDKVQELKLKNANLNQYFCTVTNSELAGVKKPDPEIFNYALNLAKVFAEQSLMIGDNLDADINGALNAGLQVVWFDEFKTNVEQEFVTINELIQLKNIL; from the coding sequence GTGAAAGATTTTGAAAAAATAACCGATATTTTCTTTGATTTAGATCATACGATTTATGACTTCGAGAAGAATTCTGAATTAACTTTCCTTCAGATTTTCGAAGATTTGAATTTGGATGTACATTCTGATTTTATGAAGCATTTTAAACCAATTAACGATTATTATTGGGATAAAATGACTAAAAAAGAAATTACGCATGAGTATTTACGTTATGCACGTTTGGCTGATACTTTTAAGATGGTAAATATGCAACCGTCAGATGAAATTATCTATCAGATTGCCGATTTGTTTATCGAAAATTTACCCAATTACAACCATGTTTTCGAAGGCGCTCATGAAACTTTATCTTACTTAAAGTCTAAATATAATTTGCATATTATTACAAATGGACCTGATAAAGTTCAAGAATTAAAATTAAAAAATGCCAATCTAAATCAATATTTTTGTACAGTTACAAATTCAGAATTAGCAGGCGTTAAAAAACCAGATCCTGAAATTTTTAATTACGCTTTAAATCTTGCAAAAGTTTTTGCCGAACAAAGTTTGATGATTGGTGATAATTTAGATGCAGATATAAACGGAGCTTTAAATGCTGGACTTCAGGTTGTTTGGTTTGATGAATTTAAAACTAACGTCGAACAAGAATTTGTTACTATTAATGAATTAATTCAATTAAAAAATATTTTATAA